The genomic segment CCCTCAGCCGCCCCGACACGATCTCGCGCCTGAGTGCCGCCTTGGCCTGCACGACCAGCGTCTGTTTCTCGATGGCGAGGCCCTTCATCTGCAGATCCTTCGACATCCGACGGCAATGTCCGGGCAGTTCCGGCCCGGCCTCCTTGCTGCATTGGCAGACACGCAAAGCTCACAACGAGAATTGGTGATTGTCAACAATTATCAATTCTGCGAGGATCCTCCACCGTGACATTGCGATCCACCATGCGAACCCGTCATGCGGCGCATCCTCTCCGGAGACAGACGATGACCGACACCGAAGCCCCGCTCCGCCACGATCTCGCCACCGCGCTCAGATGGGCTGCCCGCCTCGGCCTCCACGAAGGGGTGTGTAACCATTTCTCCGTGGTCGTGCCGAAGGCGGACGGTGCCAATACGCGCCGTTTCCTGATCAATCCGGAAGGGCTTCACTGGGACGAGATGACGCCGGAAGCCATCGTCTCCTGCGCGCTCGACGACGAGGGCGAGGACGTGCCGGACGGTGTCGAGGCGACGGCCTATTTCATCCATCGCGAGATCCACCGGCTCGTGCCGCATGCGACATGCGCGCTCCACACGCACATGCCCTATGCCACCGCGCTCACCCTGCGGCGCAACATGCGATTGCGGATGGCGAGCCAGAACGCCCTGCGCTTCTATGGCCGCATCGCCTATGACGACCACTATGGCGGGCTGGC from the Kaustia mangrovi genome contains:
- a CDS encoding aldolase, encoding MTDTEAPLRHDLATALRWAARLGLHEGVCNHFSVVVPKADGANTRRFLINPEGLHWDEMTPEAIVSCALDDEGEDVPDGVEATAYFIHREIHRLVPHATCALHTHMPYATALTLRRNMRLRMASQNALRFYGRIAYDDHYGGLALGAEEGERIAGALGKADIAFLANHGVVAVAETVAEAFDDLYYLERVCQTQILAETGGAELRDLDEATCTAVAAQFASERTAGANRHFEALKRMAATGF